GCGACCGGCGCGTCGTTGACCGGCGTGACAGTGATCGTGACGGTCGCTGCGGTCGGTGAGTCGTCGGTACCGTCGTTGCAGTAGTACGTGAACGAGTCGGTGCCGTTCCAGTCGGGGTCCGGTGTGTAGAGGAACGACCCGTCGGCGAGCAGCACGAGCGTGCCGTTCGCCACGTCGGCGACGAGCACCGCGCTGATCGGATCGCCCTCGACGTCGGTGTCGTTGCCGAGAACACCAGGCGCCGCGACCGTGAGCGTCGTGTCCTCCGCGGTGGAGTAGGAGTCCGCGACCGCGACCGGGGCGTCGTTGACCGGCGTCACCGTGATGTCGACGGTGACCACGTTCGAGTCGGCCGTGCCGTCGTTCGCGTGGTAGGTGAACGAGTCCGGACCGTTGTAGTCCGCATCCGGCACGTAGGTGAAGCTGCCGTCGGCGTTCAGCGTGAGCGTGCCGTTGGACACGCCGGTGTCCAGCACCGCGTCGAGCGGATCGCCGTCCACGTCGGTGTCGTTCACGAGCACGCCCGGGGCCGCGACCGTCAGCGTCGCGTCCTCGGCGGTCGAGTACGAATCCGCGACCGCGACCGGCGCGTCGTTGACCGGGCCGACCGTGATGTCGACCGTGACCACGTTCGAGTCGGCCGTGCCGTCGTTGGCGTGGTAGGTGAAGGAGTCCGTACCGTTCCAGTCCGCGTCCGGCACGTAGGTGAAGCTGCCGTCGGCGTTCAGCGTGAGCGTCCCGTTGGAGACGTCGGTGTCGAGCACGGCGTCGAGCGGATCGCCGTCGACGTCGGTGTCGTTTCCGAGCACGCCCGGAGCGGCGACCGTGAGCGTCGTGTCCTCGGCCGTCGAATACGAGTCGCCTGTCGCCACCGGAGCGTCGTTGACCGGGGTCACCGTGATGTCGACCGTGACGATGTTCGAGTCGGCGGTGCCGTCGTTGGCGTGGTAGGTGAAGCTGTCGGAGCCGTTCCAGTCAGCGTCCGGCACATAGGTGAAGCTGCCGTCGGCGTTGAGCACGAGCGTGCCGTTGGACACGTCGGTGTCGAGCACCGCGTCGAGCGGATCGCCGTCCACATCCGAGTCGTTGGTCAGCACACCCGGAGCGGCGACGGTGAGCGTCGTGTCCTCGGCCGTCGAGTAGGAGTCCGCGACCGCGACCGGGGCGTCGTTCACAGGCGTGACGGTGATGTCGACCGTGACCACGTTCGAGTCGGCCGTGCCGTCGGACGCGTGATAGGTGAAGCTGTCGCTGCCGTTCCAGTCGGCGTCCGGGACGTAGGTGAAGCTGCCGTCGGCGTTCAGGGTGAGCGTGCCGTTCGACACGTCCGT
Above is a genomic segment from Actinomycetota bacterium containing:
- a CDS encoding tandem-95 repeat protein, whose product is MSNGTLTLNADGSFTYVPDADYNGPDSFTYHANDGAADSNVVTVDITVTPVNDAPVAAGDSYSTAEDTTLTVAAPGVLTNDTDIDGDPLDAVLDTDVSNGTLTLNADGSFTYVPDADWNGSDSFTYHASDGTADSNVVTVDITVTPVNDAPVAVADSYSTAEDTTLTVAAPGVLTNDSDVDGDPLDAVLDTDVSNGTLVLNADGSFTYVPDADWNGSDSFTYHANDGTADSNIVTVDITVTPVNDAPVATGDSYSTAEDTTLTVAAPGVLGNDTDVDGDPLDAVLDTDVSNGTLTLNADGSFTYVPDADWNGTDSFTYHANDGTADSNVVTVDITVGPVNDAPVAVADSYSTAEDATLTVAAPGVLVNDTDVDGDPLDAVLDTGVSNGTLTLNADGSFTYVPDADYNGPDSFTYHANDGTADSNVVTVDITVTPVNDAPVAVADSYSTAEDTTLTVAAPGVLGNDTDVEGDPISAVLVADVANGTLVLLADGSFLYTPDPDWNGTDSFTYYCNDGTDDSPTAATVTITVTPVNDAPVA